The Lycium ferocissimum isolate CSIRO_LF1 chromosome 10, AGI_CSIRO_Lferr_CH_V1, whole genome shotgun sequence genome window below encodes:
- the LOC132033426 gene encoding F-box protein GID2 produces MKRQFNGGDTDSVNLNGGDEFKKMKKKQVLELPMKRQFDGDETNGDFNNNKKMKQVIEEPSSEVLLDENLLYEVLKHVDGRTLATAACVSKQWNQTASDERLWELICTKDSRNQQQTLRAVVLALGGFRRLYSLYLWPLSKPSPSPSPSPSSSAWPCLPQPPAPSTPPLKYGGTNTRWGKDEVNLSLSLLSIRYYEKMNFKANKST; encoded by the coding sequence ATGAAACGGCAATTTAACGGCGGAGATACCGATTCCGTCAATTTGAACGGCGGTGATGAAttcaagaagatgaagaagaagcagGTTCTAGAGTTGCCGATGAAGCGCCAATTTGACGGTGACGAAACTAACGGTGACTTTAATAACAACAAGAAGATGAAGCAAGTTATAGAAGAGCCGTCATCGGAAGTGTTGTTAGATGAGAATCTACTCTACGAAGTTCTCAAACACGTCGACGGGCGCACGTTAGCAACAGCAGCGTGCGTTAGCAAGCAATGGAACCAAACGGCGTCAGATGAACGTCTTTGGGAACTGATCTGCACAAAAGACAGCCGTAACCAACAACAAACGCTACGCGCCGTCGTACTCGCCCTAGGCGGTTTCCGGCGACTATACTCTCTCTATCTCTGGCCACTCTCCAAGCCGTCACCGTCACCGTCACCGTCACCGTCGTCTTCGGCCTGGCCTTGCCTTCCTCAGCCGCCGGCGCCGTCTACTCCGCCGTTAAAATACGGCGGTACGAACACGAGATGGGGAAAAGATGAAGTCAATCTATCGTTATCGTTGCTATCGATTCGGTATTATGAGAAGATGAATTTCAAAGCTAATAAATCAACTTAA